A portion of the Deinococcus peraridilitoris DSM 19664 genome contains these proteins:
- a CDS encoding tryptophan 2,3-dioxygenase family protein yields the protein MSTQEPSPPSDSPAPRRPTLYWEYIKVEELLALQSGLSDTDARLSNDEVMFIVVHQVDELWFKLVLRELVTVRDLFSQPHVPETALASAVRSLRRVVVLFSQLSNHFELMETLTTRDYLAFRDKLSPASGFQSAQLREIEVLLGLNDDERIPLGHEGSYQAALKHPGGEPSPALARLKARLDESVTLHSALNDWLYRTPIQGSTPDQTQDETVVDTFLNEYLQAVEREGKNFTVLAMRDALTPQDQERLQLRHERGMASARAFLHAEDVTAPMRPREKRLRAALVFIESYRELPLLSWPREVVDALVAMEQAMLVFRQRHARMVERVIGRRTGTGGSAGVDYLDQTALTYRVFKNLWAVRTLLLREEALPALRHAERYEVRVES from the coding sequence ATGTCGACTCAGGAGCCCTCACCGCCATCCGACTCGCCTGCGCCGCGTCGCCCGACGCTCTATTGGGAATACATCAAGGTCGAGGAACTGCTCGCCTTGCAAAGTGGCCTTTCGGACACCGACGCGCGACTGAGCAACGACGAGGTGATGTTCATCGTCGTGCACCAGGTGGACGAGCTGTGGTTCAAGCTGGTGTTGCGTGAACTGGTCACCGTGCGTGATCTCTTCTCGCAGCCGCACGTGCCCGAAACCGCACTCGCCAGCGCCGTGCGTTCCCTGCGGCGGGTGGTGGTGCTCTTTTCACAGCTCAGCAATCATTTCGAACTGATGGAAACCCTCACCACCCGCGATTACCTGGCGTTTCGTGACAAGCTGTCACCGGCCAGCGGCTTTCAGAGTGCGCAGCTGCGCGAAATCGAGGTACTGCTGGGCCTGAATGACGACGAGCGTATTCCGCTCGGGCACGAGGGCAGCTATCAGGCAGCCCTGAAACACCCCGGCGGCGAGCCTTCCCCGGCCCTGGCACGCCTCAAGGCGCGCCTTGACGAAAGCGTCACCCTACACTCGGCCCTCAATGACTGGCTCTACCGCACACCGATTCAGGGCTCGACTCCAGACCAGACGCAGGACGAGACGGTAGTAGACACCTTTCTGAACGAGTACCTGCAGGCCGTCGAGCGCGAAGGAAAGAACTTTACAGTGCTCGCCATGCGTGACGCCCTCACCCCGCAGGATCAGGAGCGGCTGCAATTGCGCCACGAGCGCGGCATGGCAAGCGCGCGCGCCTTTCTGCATGCCGAGGACGTAACTGCACCGATGCGCCCACGTGAAAAACGACTGCGCGCCGCGCTGGTGTTCATCGAAAGTTACCGTGAATTGCCCCTCTTGTCCTGGCCACGCGAGGTGGTCGACGCCCTGGTCGCGATGGAGCAGGCCATGCTGGTCTTTCGCCAGCGTCACGCGCGCATGGTGGAGCGGGTCATCGGGCGCCGCACGGGCACGGGCGGCTCGGCGGGCGTCGATTACCTCGATCAGACAGCCCTGACCTACCGGGTTTTCAAGAACCTCTGGGCAGTGCGGACATTGCTGCTGCGCGAAGAGGCACTGCCCGCACTGCGGCACGCCGAACGCTACGAAGTCCGCGTCGAATCCTGA
- a CDS encoding ArsC/Spx/MgsR family protein gives MEVQIFGLKKSSSTRAAERFFKERRVKIHFVDLRERPIAKGELARFTQKFGLTALLDVEGQAYEKLNLPYLRLSEEGLMQRAITHPEILRLPLVRLGKHLSYGQNPEAWAAMVQG, from the coding sequence ATGGAAGTTCAGATCTTTGGCCTGAAAAAATCGAGCAGCACCCGCGCCGCCGAGCGGTTTTTCAAGGAGCGGCGGGTCAAGATTCATTTTGTCGACCTTCGGGAGCGCCCCATCGCCAAAGGAGAATTGGCGCGCTTCACCCAGAAGTTCGGTCTGACCGCCCTGCTGGACGTCGAAGGCCAGGCCTATGAAAAACTCAACCTGCCGTACCTGCGTCTTTCGGAAGAAGGGCTGATGCAGCGCGCCATCACGCATCCGGAGATTCTGCGACTGCCCCTGGTGCGTCTGGGCAAGCACCTGAGTTATGGGCAGAACCCGGAGGCTTGGGCGGCGATGGTGCAGGGATGA
- a CDS encoding aspartate aminotransferase family protein, which produces MTATQTNWLEVENTLDSGVYNKHAVVMVRAEGARVWDSEGREYIDCVAGYGVANVGHSNPEVVRAVQEQAARLMVMPQTLPNDQRAEFLQELVSVLPQGLERVFLCNSGTEAMEAAKKFAITATGRYKFVSMKRGFSGRTLGALAFTWEPKYREPFGSAVDDAQVTFVTYGSVEELRAAVTEDIAAVILEPVQGEGGVRPADAEFLRAAREITREKGALLILDEIQTGFCRTGKMFAMEHADVVPDGVTLAKAMAGGVPIGAFVMSADVANKMPKGGHGTTFGGNPLAMAAGIAAIRFMKREKLWEQAAEKGAYFMQKLRAIESSKIREVRGQGLMIGVELKEKSAPYIAALEHDEAVLTLQATPLVVRFLPPLTISYEQIDRAVEAFARVLQSVNPREVAAGVVKEEKQTE; this is translated from the coding sequence ATGACCGCAACGCAGACAAACTGGCTCGAAGTGGAAAACACGCTGGACAGCGGCGTGTACAACAAGCACGCCGTGGTGATGGTACGCGCCGAGGGCGCCAGGGTGTGGGACAGCGAAGGACGCGAGTACATCGACTGTGTCGCGGGCTACGGCGTGGCCAACGTCGGGCACAGCAATCCGGAAGTCGTCCGGGCCGTGCAGGAGCAGGCCGCCAGGTTGATGGTGATGCCGCAGACCCTGCCCAACGACCAGCGCGCCGAGTTTCTGCAGGAACTGGTGAGCGTGCTGCCGCAGGGCCTGGAGCGCGTATTTTTGTGCAACAGCGGCACCGAGGCAATGGAAGCGGCCAAGAAGTTCGCCATCACCGCCACGGGCCGTTACAAGTTCGTTTCGATGAAGCGCGGCTTTTCGGGCCGCACGCTGGGCGCGCTGGCGTTCACCTGGGAACCCAAGTACCGCGAGCCCTTTGGCAGCGCCGTCGATGACGCACAGGTCACGTTCGTCACCTACGGCAGCGTCGAGGAACTGCGCGCCGCCGTCACCGAGGACATCGCCGCCGTCATTCTGGAACCCGTGCAGGGCGAGGGTGGCGTGCGCCCGGCCGACGCCGAGTTTCTGCGCGCTGCGCGTGAAATCACCCGCGAAAAGGGCGCTCTGCTGATTCTCGACGAAATCCAGACCGGCTTTTGCCGCACCGGCAAGATGTTTGCCATGGAGCACGCGGACGTGGTGCCCGACGGCGTGACGCTCGCCAAGGCCATGGCGGGTGGGGTCCCCATCGGCGCTTTTGTCATGAGCGCCGACGTGGCGAACAAGATGCCCAAGGGCGGGCACGGCACGACCTTCGGCGGCAATCCGCTCGCCATGGCCGCCGGCATCGCCGCGATCCGCTTCATGAAGCGCGAGAAGCTCTGGGAGCAGGCCGCCGAGAAGGGCGCCTACTTTATGCAGAAACTGCGCGCCATTGAGAGTTCCAAGATTCGCGAAGTGCGCGGTCAGGGCCTGATGATCGGCGTGGAACTCAAGGAGAAGAGCGCGCCCTACATCGCGGCGCTGGAGCACGACGAAGCGGTGCTGACTTTGCAGGCCACGCCACTGGTGGTGCGTTTCCTGCCACCCCTCACGATCAGCTACGAGCAGATCGACCGGGCAGTGGAGGCGTTCGCGCGCGTGCTGCAAAGCGTCAATCCACGTGAGGTCGCCGCCGGCGTGGTGAAAGAAGAAAAACAGACCGAGTAA
- a CDS encoding pyridoxamine 5'-phosphate oxidase family protein encodes MSYYDLSVHPPNRSRRPQNRRDDAWIRAFLHSAPIGRVATRWGEQPFVTPTTFWYDETQHEVIFHSNVVGRVRANSEQHQQVCIEASEMGALLPSNDPVELSVQYRSVMVFGRIRLLEGEAARTALYALMRKYFPELRPGVECRPIPDADLRHTSVYAVSIDGWSGKENWPERAQQTEDWPALPPGANPAMVAGAKQH; translated from the coding sequence ATGAGCTATTACGACCTCAGCGTGCATCCACCCAACCGGTCCCGCCGCCCGCAGAACCGCCGCGACGACGCGTGGATTCGGGCATTTCTGCACTCGGCGCCGATTGGCCGTGTCGCCACGCGTTGGGGCGAGCAGCCTTTTGTCACCCCGACAACCTTCTGGTACGACGAGACACAGCACGAGGTCATCTTTCACTCCAACGTGGTGGGCCGCGTACGTGCCAACAGCGAGCAACACCAGCAGGTGTGCATCGAAGCGTCCGAGATGGGCGCGCTGCTGCCTTCCAACGATCCGGTGGAATTGTCCGTGCAGTACCGCAGCGTCATGGTCTTCGGGCGCATACGGCTGCTGGAGGGTGAAGCGGCACGTACAGCGCTGTACGCCTTGATGCGCAAGTACTTTCCAGAACTCCGCCCCGGCGTGGAGTGCCGCCCGATTCCGGACGCCGACCTCCGGCATACCAGCGTGTACGCCGTGAGCATCGACGGTTGGAGCGGCAAGGAGAACTGGCCGGAACGTGCACAGCAGACCGAGGACTGGCCTGCCCTGCCACCGGGCGCGAACCCGGCAATGGTGGCCGGGGCGAAGCAGCACTGA
- a CDS encoding cupin domain-containing protein, which translates to MSTPGTTDTLHQVRLSQALQRLPGQGGERFATVFERGSLSVEVYAPRGVDRQTPHTRDEVYIVACGQGHFECNGERVSFQAGDFLFAPAFAPHRFVDFTDDLVVWVLFYGPPGGENAPVTTPFTAMDLP; encoded by the coding sequence ATGAGCACACCAGGCACCACTGACACCCTGCATCAGGTCCGGCTGTCTCAGGCACTGCAGCGCCTTCCAGGCCAAGGCGGGGAACGCTTCGCCACGGTCTTCGAACGGGGCTCATTGAGCGTGGAGGTCTACGCGCCGCGCGGCGTGGACCGCCAGACGCCCCATACCCGTGATGAGGTCTATATCGTCGCCTGCGGACAGGGCCACTTCGAGTGCAACGGGGAGCGTGTCAGCTTTCAGGCGGGTGACTTTCTCTTCGCGCCCGCCTTTGCGCCGCACCGCTTCGTGGACTTCACGGACGACCTGGTGGTGTGGGTGCTGTTCTACGGACCGCCGGGCGGGGAGAACGCACCGGTCACCACCCCGTTCACGGCCATGGATCTGCCATGA
- a CDS encoding PLP-dependent aminotransferase family protein, which yields MPEPLANTLPGSRAELPVLLQLERGTEALHRQIARQLRAAILDGRLARSAPLPSTRALSRELGVARGAVVEAYAELHAEGYLESRHGSGTRVMAASPPTGPRGTRASVPGETSRWLRGEPDPVAADGPPSAPGIHFRLGQPSVRELDQDAWRRAWRDMLQGVPPCDYGDARGEVELRSTLAGFLTRSRGLPTAPDDLIVTTGAAQGLNLLARAVLREGDRVAFEEPGYRFARQVLGLHGAGVMPVNVDDDGLRVEELPEGHGAPLMLYCTPSHQYPLGSRLPVARRLALLAWAERNDVLIVEDDYDSEFRYGAPPLPTLASLDRTRVVYMGTLSKVLMPAVRLGYLVAPPALSARVIREKTLADRHDPWPLQRALAAFIAQGSLERHVRRMRRVYAAKREVLTQELRPLEPTARLTGIEAGLHACLELQSPLSARTVAAACAARGVHLSPLDSYYLGPVQREALLLGYGALSLTEIKEGVAVLREVLNESAGVKGPG from the coding sequence ATGCCCGAACCACTTGCAAATACCCTGCCCGGCAGTCGGGCCGAGCTGCCCGTGTTGCTGCAGCTGGAGCGCGGCACTGAAGCGCTGCACCGCCAGATCGCGCGTCAGCTGCGCGCCGCGATTCTGGACGGGCGCCTTGCCAGAAGCGCGCCGCTGCCTTCCACGCGCGCGCTCAGCCGTGAGCTGGGGGTGGCGCGCGGCGCGGTGGTCGAGGCTTACGCTGAGTTGCACGCCGAGGGCTACCTCGAATCCCGGCACGGTTCGGGAACCCGGGTGATGGCCGCTTCGCCGCCAACCGGACCTCGTGGGACCCGCGCGTCCGTACCCGGTGAGACATCGCGCTGGCTGCGCGGCGAGCCGGACCCGGTGGCCGCCGACGGCCCGCCCAGCGCGCCCGGCATTCATTTCCGCCTGGGGCAGCCCTCGGTGCGCGAGCTCGATCAGGATGCCTGGCGCCGGGCCTGGCGCGACATGCTGCAGGGCGTGCCACCGTGCGATTACGGCGACGCTCGCGGCGAAGTCGAACTGCGCAGCACCCTGGCCGGCTTTCTGACGCGTTCACGCGGGCTGCCGACCGCGCCGGACGACCTGATCGTGACGACCGGCGCGGCGCAGGGTCTCAACCTGCTGGCGCGCGCCGTGTTGCGTGAAGGAGACCGGGTGGCCTTCGAGGAGCCTGGCTACCGTTTTGCCCGCCAGGTGCTGGGACTGCACGGCGCAGGCGTGATGCCCGTGAACGTCGATGACGACGGGTTGCGCGTCGAGGAGCTGCCCGAAGGACACGGGGCACCCCTGATGCTCTACTGCACGCCTTCGCACCAGTACCCGCTCGGCTCGCGCCTGCCGGTGGCCCGCCGACTGGCGCTGCTCGCCTGGGCCGAGCGCAACGACGTGCTGATCGTCGAGGACGACTACGACAGCGAGTTTCGCTACGGCGCCCCTCCCTTGCCGACCCTGGCGTCTCTGGACCGCACGCGCGTCGTCTACATGGGCACCCTCAGCAAGGTGCTGATGCCCGCCGTGCGGCTGGGCTACCTGGTTGCTCCGCCCGCCCTGAGCGCCCGCGTGATCCGCGAGAAAACCCTGGCCGACCGCCACGACCCCTGGCCGTTGCAACGCGCCCTGGCTGCCTTTATCGCGCAGGGCAGCCTGGAGCGCCACGTGCGGCGCATGCGGCGGGTCTACGCCGCCAAGCGGGAGGTGCTCACGCAGGAGCTGCGCCCGCTGGAACCCACCGCGCGGCTGACCGGCATCGAGGCCGGTCTGCACGCCTGCCTGGAACTCCAATCTCCGCTGAGCGCCCGGACGGTCGCGGCAGCCTGTGCAGCGCGCGGCGTGCACCTTTCTCCGCTCGATTCGTACTACCTCGGTCCCGTTCAGCGAGAAGCGCTGCTGCTCGGCTACGGGGCCCTCAGCTTGACCGAGATCAAGGAAGGTGTGGCCGTACTGCGCGAAGTTCTGAACGAGAGCGCCGGGGTGAAAGGGCCCGGGTAA
- a CDS encoding lactonase family protein has product MPQESIKPLFIGTYTSPLPHAPFAKGRGIYAAQFDQERVTLEVLGLAAELEHPSFLALHPSRKTVYAASEVDAGRVTALAVDGENLRELGSQSTQGHFTAHVSVDPAGQRVFAANYGNGEASVIAFEVREDGALGAEAARASHTGQGPNEDRQEGPHPHCITPGRGGLIACAADLGTDEVVLYSLQEGALLKRLAAARVPGGSGPRHLVFHPGGQLVFCTLELAGAAASLRLSTPEENSPADLLVQYVTPAHPRERVIASELQLSPDGRFLYVSTRENDAIAVFEVDEATGALGWLGSHSTRGRTPRHFTLSPNGAFLLVGNLDSDSVTVFARHPSTGRLEEAALVACPTPACLAF; this is encoded by the coding sequence ATGCCCCAAGAATCCATAAAACCGCTGTTCATCGGCACCTACACCTCACCCTTGCCGCACGCTCCTTTTGCCAAGGGGCGCGGCATCTACGCCGCACAGTTCGATCAGGAGCGCGTCACCCTGGAAGTGCTGGGTCTGGCGGCCGAGCTGGAGCACCCCTCTTTTCTGGCGCTGCATCCCTCCAGAAAGACCGTATACGCCGCGAGCGAAGTGGACGCCGGAAGAGTCACGGCGCTCGCGGTGGACGGCGAGAACCTGCGCGAGTTGGGCAGCCAGTCCACGCAGGGCCACTTCACCGCGCACGTCAGCGTGGACCCGGCGGGACAGCGGGTGTTCGCCGCCAATTACGGCAATGGTGAAGCCTCGGTGATAGCCTTCGAGGTGCGTGAAGACGGCGCGCTGGGCGCCGAGGCCGCCCGCGCAAGCCACACTGGCCAGGGACCGAACGAGGACCGTCAGGAAGGACCGCACCCCCACTGCATCACGCCCGGCAGGGGGGGACTGATCGCCTGCGCCGCCGACCTGGGCACCGACGAGGTCGTGCTGTACAGCCTGCAGGAAGGGGCCTTGCTCAAGCGCCTCGCGGCGGCCAGGGTGCCGGGCGGTTCAGGGCCCCGGCACCTGGTGTTTCACCCGGGGGGCCAGCTGGTCTTCTGCACCCTGGAGCTCGCGGGCGCGGCCGCCAGCCTGCGGCTGAGCACACCCGAAGAAAACTCGCCCGCCGACTTGCTGGTGCAATACGTCACCCCCGCCCATCCCCGGGAGCGGGTGATCGCCTCCGAGTTGCAGCTCAGCCCGGACGGCCGCTTTCTGTACGTTTCGACGCGTGAGAACGACGCCATCGCGGTCTTCGAGGTGGACGAGGCCACGGGCGCGCTGGGCTGGCTGGGCAGTCACTCCACGCGCGGCAGGACGCCAAGGCACTTCACGCTGTCACCGAATGGCGCCTTCCTGCTGGTCGGCAACCTGGACAGCGACAGCGTGACGGTCTTCGCGCGCCACCCCAGCACGGGCCGCCTGGAAGAGGCGGCCCTGGTGGCGTGCCCGACGCCCGCCTGCCTGGCCTTCTGA
- a CDS encoding GNAT family N-acetyltransferase, with product MDPIPALSGETIFLARIRREDLPEITRHFSNLELTTYLGSWGRAYSLEDEQAWYDSISRVRADEVNFGIYERSSGRIVGSTGLREIDHRHGAATFGIAIFNPQDWGAGFGSQATRLMAAYGMYHLNLWNIELRVFAFNERAIQAYKKVGFREIGRRTGRIVLGGERFDDVYMEITRDEVDTGALRAQLRQLPVGTK from the coding sequence ATGGACCCGATTCCTGCCCTGAGCGGCGAAACCATCTTTCTGGCGCGCATCCGGCGTGAAGACCTTCCCGAGATTACCCGGCACTTCTCGAACCTCGAACTCACCACGTATCTGGGCAGCTGGGGACGGGCATACAGCCTGGAAGACGAGCAGGCCTGGTATGACTCCATCAGCCGCGTACGCGCCGACGAGGTGAATTTCGGAATATACGAGCGGTCGAGCGGACGCATCGTGGGCTCGACCGGCCTGCGCGAAATCGACCATCGGCACGGCGCGGCGACCTTTGGCATCGCGATTTTCAATCCCCAGGACTGGGGCGCGGGTTTTGGCTCGCAGGCCACCCGTCTGATGGCCGCGTACGGCATGTACCATCTGAATCTCTGGAACATCGAGCTGCGCGTCTTTGCCTTCAACGAGCGCGCCATTCAGGCCTACAAAAAGGTCGGTTTTCGCGAAATCGGACGCCGCACCGGCCGGATCGTGCTGGGCGGCGAGCGCTTCGACGACGTGTACATGGAAATCACCCGTGACGAGGTGGACACCGGCGCGCTGCGCGCCCAGCTGCGACAACTGCCGGTCGGCACCAAGTGA
- a CDS encoding LutC/YkgG family protein has translation MDRDEFLQRVRQAAAAGSTDLTPLPPPGSPSGKRSAHDLAERFKIEHEAVLGRVHLISTLQEAQRVLSELLQGARTFVRSPHALLDDIGLALAAAHLSPAPAAQADVGVTGCELAVAATGSVVLSSAWGRLASLLPYHHIVVLDASQLVADLEDAYLTFGPQTLPGALGFHTGPSKSADIEQTMALGVHGPGRTDVIVLRRE, from the coding sequence ATGGACCGTGATGAATTTCTGCAGCGCGTCCGGCAAGCGGCCGCCGCAGGCTCGACGGATCTCACACCACTGCCCCCTCCCGGGTCACCTTCCGGGAAGCGCTCGGCGCACGACCTCGCCGAGCGCTTCAAAATCGAGCACGAAGCGGTGCTGGGACGCGTCCACCTGATCTCGACCCTGCAGGAAGCGCAGCGGGTCCTGAGCGAACTGCTACAGGGGGCCCGCACCTTTGTCCGTTCACCGCACGCGCTGCTGGACGACATCGGGCTCGCGCTCGCGGCCGCTCACCTCTCCCCTGCCCCCGCCGCGCAGGCCGACGTGGGGGTGACCGGATGCGAGCTGGCGGTGGCCGCCACCGGAAGCGTCGTGCTCAGCTCGGCCTGGGGGCGGCTGGCGTCCCTGCTGCCGTACCACCACATCGTGGTACTGGACGCCTCGCAGCTGGTGGCCGACCTGGAAGACGCTTACCTGACTTTTGGTCCTCAGACCCTGCCGGGCGCCCTGGGGTTTCATACCGGCCCCAGCAAAAGCGCGGACATCGAGCAGACCATGGCCCTGGGCGTCCACGGGCCGGGGCGCACGGATGTGATCGTGCTGCGGCGCGAGTAG
- a CDS encoding LutB/LldF family L-lactate oxidation iron-sulfur protein produces the protein MKVEIRRFPEAHRRALLNREVRGATFRATENFNLKRGLAYGELRALDDLKSYAAAVKDHTLANLDLYLAQLTEHIERLGGHVHFAADAQEAREIVVRIARETNCRSAVKSKSMVSEEIELNAALEAAGVRPVETDLGEYILQQEGEFPSHIIGPAIHKPKREVDELFWRLHGVPRGTSADGLARKAREVIREEFLAADMGISGVNFAVAESGSVVIVENEGNARLTTSAPRVHVAVMGIEKVIPRLSDLGVFLKLLPRAATGQRASVFVSVISGPKRPEESEGPQEFHLVVLDNGRSRILADPEMRASLRCIRCGACLNTCPVYQQLGGHAYGWVYSGPIGSVLDPNLLGLKEAGSLPYASTLCGACGDVCPVRIPLPQMLVTLRGRAVEAGLTSRGEALAMRSFAQVMTRPRIYRLASRGARFSPWRGGRLPRLNLPLLAGWQLGRDFPAPARQGFRDLWASRLQYEQAEDGRSGVTDGP, from the coding sequence GTGAAAGTCGAGATTCGCCGCTTTCCAGAGGCCCACAGGCGCGCGCTGCTCAACCGCGAGGTGCGTGGCGCCACCTTTCGGGCAACCGAGAACTTCAACCTCAAGCGAGGACTGGCATACGGAGAGCTGCGCGCGCTGGACGACCTCAAGTCCTACGCGGCGGCCGTGAAGGACCACACCCTGGCGAACCTGGACCTCTACCTCGCACAGCTCACCGAGCACATCGAGCGTCTGGGCGGTCACGTGCACTTCGCCGCCGACGCGCAGGAGGCGCGCGAGATCGTCGTGCGAATCGCGCGGGAAACGAACTGCCGCAGCGCCGTGAAGTCCAAGAGCATGGTCAGCGAAGAAATCGAGCTGAACGCCGCCCTTGAGGCGGCAGGCGTGCGTCCGGTCGAAACCGACCTGGGTGAGTACATCCTGCAGCAGGAGGGAGAATTCCCTAGCCACATCATCGGCCCGGCCATTCACAAACCCAAACGGGAAGTGGACGAACTGTTCTGGCGCCTGCACGGCGTGCCGCGTGGCACGAGCGCCGACGGGCTGGCGCGCAAGGCCCGCGAAGTCATCCGTGAGGAGTTCCTGGCCGCCGACATGGGCATCAGCGGGGTGAACTTCGCGGTGGCCGAGTCGGGCAGCGTGGTGATCGTCGAGAACGAGGGCAATGCCCGCCTGACGACCTCGGCGCCGCGCGTGCACGTGGCGGTCATGGGTATCGAGAAGGTCATTCCGCGCCTCTCGGACCTGGGGGTGTTTCTCAAGCTGCTGCCCCGCGCCGCCACGGGACAGCGTGCGAGCGTGTTCGTGAGCGTCATCTCGGGACCGAAGCGGCCCGAGGAAAGCGAGGGGCCCCAGGAGTTTCACCTGGTGGTGCTGGACAATGGGCGTTCGCGCATCCTGGCCGACCCCGAGATGCGCGCTTCCCTGCGCTGCATTCGCTGTGGAGCCTGCCTGAATACCTGCCCGGTGTACCAGCAGCTGGGCGGGCACGCTTACGGCTGGGTGTACAGCGGCCCCATCGGCAGCGTGCTCGACCCCAATTTGCTGGGCCTGAAGGAAGCGGGCAGCCTGCCCTACGCCTCTACCCTGTGCGGCGCCTGCGGTGACGTGTGCCCCGTCAGAATTCCCCTGCCGCAAATGCTGGTGACGCTGCGCGGGCGCGCCGTCGAAGCGGGCCTGACCTCCAGGGGTGAGGCGCTGGCCATGCGCAGCTTCGCGCAGGTCATGACGCGCCCCCGAATCTACCGGCTGGCCAGCCGGGGGGCGCGGTTCTCGCCCTGGCGCGGCGGTCGGTTGCCACGCTTGAACCTGCCACTGCTGGCAGGCTGGCAGCTGGGACGCGACTTTCCGGCGCCTGCCCGGCAGGGTTTCCGCGATCTCTGGGCCTCACGGCTGCAATATGAGCAGGCAGAAGACGGCAGGAGCGGGGTGACCGATGGACCGTGA
- a CDS encoding (Fe-S)-binding protein — translation MTCLADQFGVQAAESSVRLLRRFGCEVVFPAAQTCCGQPAHNAGYAREARTVARHFLEVFGEAEVIVAPSGSCTAMVHAYPELFRDDPVLHEQARRVAGRTHELTQFLVDVLGVRHAGTDLSGLRVAYHDSCHALRHLGVHAQPRALLSAAGAQVLAWDESCCGFGGLFSVKLPELSQAMMNRKLSSLAVDAIGADVLCSTDLGCLMQLGGGLSRAHWGPPALHVAQLLEQGPEALAAGRTKGGRV, via the coding sequence GTGACCTGCCTTGCCGACCAGTTCGGCGTGCAGGCGGCCGAATCCAGCGTGCGGCTGCTGCGCCGCTTCGGGTGCGAGGTGGTCTTTCCCGCGGCGCAGACCTGCTGTGGCCAGCCGGCCCACAACGCCGGGTACGCCCGTGAAGCGCGCACGGTCGCGCGGCATTTTCTGGAGGTGTTTGGCGAAGCCGAAGTGATCGTGGCGCCTTCCGGGTCGTGCACAGCGATGGTCCACGCGTATCCCGAGCTCTTTCGGGATGACCCGGTCCTGCATGAACAGGCGCGGCGGGTGGCCGGCAGGACGCATGAACTGACGCAGTTTCTGGTGGACGTGCTGGGAGTCAGGCATGCGGGCACTGACCTGTCGGGCCTGCGGGTGGCCTATCATGATTCCTGCCACGCTCTGCGCCATCTCGGGGTGCACGCCCAGCCACGCGCGCTGCTCTCGGCGGCGGGCGCGCAGGTGCTGGCGTGGGACGAGTCGTGCTGCGGCTTCGGAGGGCTCTTCAGCGTAAAGCTGCCCGAACTGTCGCAGGCCATGATGAACCGCAAACTGTCGAGCCTCGCGGTGGACGCCATCGGCGCGGACGTACTGTGCAGCACCGACCTCGGCTGCCTGATGCAGCTGGGCGGCGGCCTGAGCCGCGCGCACTGGGGACCGCCCGCACTGCACGTCGCGCAGCTGCTGGAGCAGGGGCCAGAAGCCCTGGCAGCGGGGCGCACGAAAGGAGGTCGCGTGTGA
- a CDS encoding acyl-CoA thioesterase: MSVFRYLLRVRYSECDAQKVVFNARYGEYIDLATTELMRAVGFGEALGSGELDYQLVKQVIEWNAPAQFDQVLELSVWAEHLGTTSFTLRTDIRIAGQERVICSAQTVNVQVDGQTLTKKPLSPELRSALQSGAAGRSTDHAGYLQDACPS, translated from the coding sequence GTGAGCGTGTTCCGCTATCTGCTCCGTGTGCGTTACAGCGAGTGCGACGCGCAGAAAGTCGTCTTCAACGCCCGTTACGGGGAGTACATCGACCTCGCCACTACCGAGCTCATGCGCGCCGTCGGCTTCGGCGAGGCGCTCGGGAGTGGTGAACTCGACTACCAGCTGGTCAAGCAGGTCATCGAATGGAACGCGCCCGCGCAGTTCGATCAGGTGCTCGAACTGTCGGTGTGGGCCGAACACCTGGGCACCACCTCGTTCACCTTGCGAACCGACATCCGGATTGCCGGGCAGGAGCGGGTGATCTGCTCGGCCCAAACCGTGAACGTGCAGGTGGACGGGCAGACCCTCACCAAAAAACCACTGTCACCTGAGCTTCGCTCGGCGCTGCAGTCAGGTGCCGCCGGACGGAGCACCGACCACGCCGGTTACCTACAAGACGCATGTCCCAGTTGA